The window GGTCTCATCATTGCAGGAGACAACCTGATGTACTCCTACGGCCTCCTGTACCTGCCTGTGTCAACCTACTCGCTCGTCTGCGCTACTCAGCTGGCTTTCAACGTGGTCTTCGCCTACTTCATAAACTCCCAGAAGTTCACCTCCCCGATCCTCAACTCCGTCGTGCTCCTGACCTTCTCCGCGGCCCTCTTGGGAGCCCAATCCGATTCCGAGGACTCCGCCAACGTCCCCAAGGGGAAGTACCCGCTGGGGTTCGTGCTGACGCTTGGCGCGTCCGCGACGTACTCGCTCATCCTCTGCCTGTTGCAACTCGCCTTCCAAAAGGTCCTCAAGACGGAGATCTTCTCGGTGGTTCTGTGGATACAGATATGCACGTCGTTCGTGGCGACCATCGCCTCCGTGGTCGGGCTGTTCGCCAGCGGGGAGTCGTCGGGGCTGCATGGGGAGATGGAGGTGTACGGGAAGGGGAAGGTGTCCTACCTGATGACGCTGGTTTGGACGGCGGTGGCGTGGCAGGTGTCCTCCGTTGGGGTGGTGGGCTTGGTGTTTGTGGTGTCCTCTCTCTTCTCCAACGCGGTGAGCACCCTGGCTCTGCCGCTGGTGCCCATATTTGCTGTGgtgttcttccatgataagatggAGGGAGTGAAGATTATAGCCATGCTGATCGCGATCTGGGGCTTTGTTTCTTACATTTACCACCACTATCTTGACGACAAGAAGACCAAGAAGGCCATTGCAATCGATGCCGAGTAGACAAATATGGTGCTCTGAAACCGTATCAAACTCATGAAGCTGCAAACCATCGACACAGCCAATGCTCTCTGCTTTTCTCGTCTCTGTTCCAAATTTGGTTAGCTTTTCCTGTCTGTTCTTGTTTCCCTGGAAAAAGGATGAAATTGTATGTCTACTCCACAAGGCATTCATTGTTCATCAATCAGAAATTTAATACAGTTGACTAGAACTGTGTGATTCATTTTCTTCTTTATATAGTAAACAGTAGAACATGAGAACAATCAAACTTCAATGACATCGTACTCATCATCACTCCAATATTCAATTACATCATCAAGTTTCATCTCTAGAAAAAAAAGGAGGTTTTGGGAGAAATAGTACATccactataaaaaaaaaaggaaatcctGGAACAGACGCTCACCTTTTCCATCACAATCGGCAGAGATGATGCTATGCGGCTGCTGTTAAGGAAGAAACCCGAAGCATTACAAGCGGCTCCAGCAAAAGGCGCTCATCTTGACATCGAGAGATCGGGAACTTAAGGACTACCGCGACAGTGAGGGCTTGGGAAAGAGAGAGTGGATTACGGGCAAAGATTACAAGGGGAAATAGAAGGCTTCGATGGCGAATTTACAGGCTCACTGTGATGATGAAGCACGCGAAGCTCgccatggcggcggcggcggcggcgcactgGACCATCAATTTGGCGGCGGCAATCAATGAGGCTGGCCGTTGGTTCATTTCACATTGCTGCCATCACTACCGAAGTCGAGTTGACGGATGTGCCCTGTTGTTGTCTCCGCCGTTATGTTCACCCAGAAACTTTATCTACCTGCTGTCTGCTACTCGAAACATACCATCCTTTTGATTGATGTTTATGAGGGATGATACCTGGGGTCCATGTCTCCACCGATACGTTTGCAGGTGGTAGAGCCGCGTCGACGATGTGAGAGTTACGCATGCTCTCGGTTAAAAACTTTTGCTACCTACTGATTTGTACTCGCCCGGAAACCTTCCTTCTGATTCGATTGGATGACGAGTAAAATGTGGGTCCGAGCCTCCACCGCTAAGTTTGCAGGTGGAGACGCCGGTACGTACGAAACGTGTCGAATTAGTATGCTATTGGTTACAGTCGAGTTTTTGGATAAAATAGTAATTTTACAGGGATATTTGAGCGCCCCTCTCGGCCGATACCAGCCATAGAGAGGAGAGGCGGGAGTATGGCTATGGCGAGCGTGTTCTTATCGCTTCCGCTCCTCCGCCCTCCAAGTAAGCACTTCCGCTCCTCTGTTTTCCATGTTTCTTGTGTGCATGATCTTTTGAAGAGGAACATGGCCTAGAAGAATTGTGGAGCTCTGGATCAATTCCGATTATGAGACTGGACATTCAGCAGATTTAGGGTTCTTGATACTTTTCTCGCAATTACTAGACATGACTTCCGTACATGCACAATTTATCTTCAGGTTAATGCTGAGATGACGTTAATGCTAAAGATGAAATGGTTGGAATTTTCCAACCTCATTTTCTGGATGTTCAGCACGTTTTCCCTTATAATAATCCACCCAAGGATTtggttcaaatttgatgatagatCTTAGATATCTTGATGGTTAAAATTTGTGTCCTTGTTATTTGGCTTGGAGTAGTTGCTAAACATTAGAGGTCGAAGATTATAAGTAGGATCTTTTCTGTTTCTCCCAAGGAATTCCACACTAATTAACAGGAAGCGGGATACAAAGAATCCCGCGAAAGGTTACTCCTCAGTTTCTCCAATGACAAGAACGTACAGAAGGTTGTTGACATAGCTACTTTCGTTGAATTCTGATCTTAGTCGTCTCATGTCCACTGTCCAATCAATAATAAAAAGAGGAATTAATCAAATTTTTTGAAATCTTGGGATATGAATTTCTGATTTCATGCCATGAAGATCCTTAAACGTTTTGCAAATTACTTTTGTTAAGCATCTAGGAATGCAGATGTATTGTTATCCTTGGAAAGTGTGTTCTTTGTCTTTCCTTTAGGTGTCTGGTGTAAGGCTGACTATATTCTTGCACGTTTCTCTATGGTTGAAGCGATAGGCAAACTAGGAACTTGTTAGTAAGCATGGTTGGTGTTCAATTATGAGGTCTTTTACTTTACAGGTATAGGATTTTGAATTTCTCACATGATTTTGGATTTTGGTCAAGTCATGTATCTTGTAGCTTTGAGTCAACTAACCTTTTTAACAAGTTAAGTCTTTTCAAATTGGTCTTGTGATTTTCACATTTTCGTAATTATATTGGTAAATATTTACCAATGTGTTCCGGTAAGTTTCAGGTCATTTGAAGTTGAAGATAGAATGACTGGTTTAGTTGAAGTTGTACATTCAAAGTCTTATCTAGTTGCACATATTTGTCAACTTTGAGTTGATGGAACTTTGTGTTATTAAATTTCCTATTTGTGATCTCAAATGATATCCCAAATCTATATAGATAAATAGTTTTGTAAATTGAAGAAAATACCAATTAATTCTCTTCCCATCTTCTTCTAGTTGATCAGACTTTATCTTGGTTCCTTCTCCCCTAACTTATTGTCCATATCACCATACACTAGTTGGCATACATATATAGTCATGCAAGTCACATTTAATTGATAGACattcaagagatcttccattttaTAATCATGAATCATATGCGTCGATTGCATATTACTTAAGTGTTCATTGCCAACAGACACTCTGGAAGTGTATAATGCTCAGTTGCTCTGGTTCTTTTTAGCTGCTGCATGCCTTCTGCAATCAAATGAATCCTGCTAATGCATAgctaagcatgatatcatactaAAGTTGTTGGCAAAGTTAGCTTCTTGATACATTACTTGTTGTACATTAGATGGGTTTGGTTAAACACTATTTTATAGTTAAATTAGCTTATGCAATCAAACAAGAATTGAGTAATTCTTAAAGCAAAATATTGAAGCAATTTCAGATAACGATCTTGCTTTCTTTTGATAGTCTAATTCTCAAAGCTCTGTGTTTGTTGCTTGAGCAGGTAGAGAAGCAGTACCATATGGCACAAAAACCGAGAATCCATTTTGTAGAACAAGATTGTATAACAAAAGCTTCATCTGTAGGAAATCCATCCACGTTCATGGAAGTTTTGCTGCTGTTGCATCAATGGTTCTTAAGATAATTTTTCCAAATATATAGTGTTGTTTATCATCCTTTCATTCGTTTACTTCTAATAGATCATCATCATTAGTATTTTATCCAACAGGATATATAAAGTAAACCCCTGATATATAATGAAACATGGGCTGCGGTTTTTGTATATTCTTTACTGTTTTGTCAGTCATAGTTTTACAGAACTACATAAAACGAGTCTGATGGAATATGAATCTTGTTTTATCTGAATGGTTAAAATATTTATACATTCTCTTATGGACATTGAAAAACAGACCAAGGTTTTGGAAATTTATATGACAATTTCCCTAGAAATCACTTTGATGATTTATGTTGTGCATTGCTCGAAAATTCAAATCAACTCCTTAGGACAGTCCTTCACAGTTTTTTGTAATTGACTAAGATGAAGCTTGGTAAAAATATGTTGCAACACAGTAATATTTTGTCTGTGTTGTAACATTGTCTTTTTTGGAACTGCTATTTGATTGTTTTTTTTCTCTACATTTGGCAGCTTGGAAGAAATGCCAAGAAAAGAGACATTGTAATTCCTGAACCAGACTATAGAATACCAGTTGTGTTACTTGGTAATGCTTCTAGTCAGTTAGAGAGGATATCGAAACATTACTCTTTGTGTTTCTCTATGCAAtttttttcatgcatattttCAGTCAAGAAGTTAATATATTAATAACGTGCATATTTTCAAGTTactatttgatatgatatataaTATCTACGAATCTACTTCAAGCTAACATCCATAACAAAGATGTCCGTGTTACATGACCATCATAATGAGGAAATACCGTATCAATATCAAGGCTGTAAGAAAGAAGTGAAGTTGCATTAGGCCACAGATGGTCAAAATGAGACTTTGTCATATCTTATGAGCATTGATCTTATTCATTTTCATTAATTAGCCTAGCTCATAAGCTGAACGTAACATGAGGCCTCTTCACCATTGGGTTCCCTGAAATGCACAAGGTTAACTAAGAGGCTTCTCAAGAACGACCCATCACGTTGGCTCTTGAATGTATGAGTAAAGAAACCAGTCGAACACCATACAATTAAACTAGCAATCTGGAATATAGGAACACTTTAAGAGAAGAGGCTAGAATTGGTAGATATGATGTTTAGGAGGAGAATTAATATGATACGTTGACAAGAAACTAAATGGGAAGGAAAAAAAATGGAGGGAGACTGATAGAATTAGATGTTAAATGTGGTATACTAGAAAGTTAAACATAGAAAGTATGCAAATAATATTGTAGGGAAGGATGTTTAGGGAAATATTGTGGAGGTTAAACTTGAGACTGATACATATTTCATTCACCATCTAAAGTGATTCAGTGTTGGTAGCCCTAAGTGAAacagttttttccttttttggccTAATGCAAACTTAGATTTTGGATTCACTTCTTTCACCAAGTAATCATGGCATTTGGTTGTTGGTTGTCTTGCTTCATTCTTTTCGGAAATAGGTATGACAATTCAATTCTCAAGTCCACATATCAACTAATAGTTCCAAGAATGTTCCtcatcaaatatttgttcttatgctaTAAAAATGATGTTCCAGCAAGTGTAATTAGACTTTATGAAATTATTACTTTAAGGAAAAGAATTCAGAATCCGTAGTTCAATTTTAGCTAAAGGACTGCACAATCCATTTTTGTAGATCGATGACTCTTGTATGTTTTCTCTCCCAGTGTGAAAGTAATATGATAGATGCCGTTTCACAATTTTCAATGTGTGCTAATACTGATTTTGTATTTTGAGCAACAGGAATTGCAGGTGGACTTGTATACCAGGACAATCTACTACCAGCAGCTACGATAGGTCTACTTGGATTCCTTTTACTCATCCAGGTAGAAAAGTTTGGATGGAAACATGTCATGTACATAGATATTTTTTTTGGCTGCCCACTTCATTTTTTTCAGGCTACCTTGTTTTTATATAGCAGCTGGCATTGTTTGGCATTGACTTCCTAAAAATAGCTACAAACTTGAACCTGCCTTTTCATAATCACAAAGTTGATTTCTTATCCTTTAACCTATAGGTAAGATTTATGACTAAATTCCATACCTTTTACTCTAATTTCATCAGGTAGATATTTTTGCATACATAGAATGCCATCTTATGAGAAATGAATTCAAAACTACACATGTCAAATGTGCTGTTATACCGCATAGTTGACCATTTGACAATACACTGTTCATTCTAGTCTAGTTATGTCCTGAAACTGTTGTCATTTAGTCTTCCTACTACTTaataaaatctatttttttgtGTTTTCCTTTCAGGCAACTAGAGTACGATTTGTCTTTGATGAAGAGGCTCTGGTTAGTGATTCTAACCTAAGAAATAGCAATGAATTTCATAGTTTGAAACAAAAGCACAATTGTGTAGGTGAACATTCGTGAAAGTATTCTAGTTACAACATTTATTGTGTTTAGGATGCCTAGTTTGCAAAGGATGAATGGATCAAATTTATTTTATGTGTGAGGAGctttaaccatatatatatatatatgtgtgtgtgtgtgtgtatagcaAGCTTTCAAACTTGTTCTACTTCGGCACCATTCATAATTATGGCTATAAATAAAGATGGCCAAACCATCCATGTACTAGTGCTAGTTCCAAGCAAGTTGGAAGTCCATACAACAGATGATGGCTGACTTTGCAATCATCACTGACCAAAAAATTTCTCAGTATTGACACTTGTGCTGAAAGAAAAGTGATATGTTGACCATCTAAAACATATATGAAAACGTGTGAGGGCATCTAAAACATATATGGCCAACAGATTAGGAGCTCTAGCTAGTTAACATAACATCAAGAACAGGTGTCTGCCATCTGATTCATACATACACTACAGCAGAATTTTAATTTGGACCCTTTAGTGGAGTTCTCTAAAGTCAGCTTCACTGGATGTGTTGAGTAATAGTTTCCAAAAGTTTACACAATAGCGCAGATATAATCATCATGTTAACAGGAATTtaaacattttttaaaattttcttgactTACCTATTCTCTTCGATGATTTATTACAGGAGGTGAAAATTGGGAACCAGCTTGAGGAGTCAGGGGAAAATGTTTTTGTTGGTGGCAAGAACCGTTGGAGGTCAGAGCGATTTGTTCTCCCATCATCTTGTCTCCTTGTGCAAGCTAAAATGATCTGAaatattgaaataaaatttttCTTAGGTACTCCACTTTTGTAAACTGGGAATTCTGGTGGCCACAGTTCCCAATTCTGATATATTTCAAGGAGACACAGACTAAACCTGAAGGACAAATTCACTTCTTTCCAGTAATTTTTGTGAGTAGATATCAGAAAATTAAAACTACTTTTTTCTGTGTGCACTTCTCCCTAAGTTACTTGTTCATCAGAACGGTAAGCAGCTATATGATGTCATGGTGGAGCGTGCCGGGCCGTCAAAGACTAGTGGACCAAAATAGCTGTGAAGCCTTTGTGTAAGTGTCGCTATTCATTATTACTGTAAGCTCTTCATGTTCTACTAAATTTCATTCGCTGCAGTCATGCAGCCAAAGCTCCCCTCATGGTTTGCCCCGAGGCCGTAAGCAGTTAATATTATTAACAATATGTCGGATGTATtgatattcaaatgaaaatatttttgtaaTATAATTATACATTTGGCATGCTTGATTCCTGGCAAATTACATCTTTGTTTCTTACAGTTTTCACGGCATAGCAAAACTTCAAGACCACCTTTTTCTCTCATCTAATTGGCTATTGTTATAGTATAGCAAAGCTTTGGGAAACTTTTAGTTGGTCTAATAAATGTAACCATTGATATTCCTATTCAGCTGTCGATTTGGTTAGTGCATCTATTGGCTGCTAATTAAGAGCTTGATCAGTGGTTACTTTCTTCATTGTTTTTTTCCTCAGAACGAATCTGAGTTCTCTTTTCATTCGGTGGAATTTTGATAGATGATATTATCATTTGTGATCCAAAGTAATCTTCTTTCAAACTCAAGGCAGGTGGAAATAAAGAGGAGGAACATCCGGATACCGATCACCTCAGAGTCATCCAGGAAGATAAAATGGCTAGTGTCATCGTCACCAACAATCTCCCTGCAGACTTTCTGTAGGAGGAAGTTCACACTGGAGTTATGCCTGCAACATCGAGTGAGTGCCTTCTAGCCAAACTTTTCTCTCTAGTCGAGTCAAAaagtctatttatttatttatcttctgCTGTGCCTTTATGATGGTATCATAATGGAGTGTTCTACCAGAACCTGTTGACAACTACCATTTACTTCCCAATAGTCAAACTTTTCACATTGTTGATCTTCTTTGTTGTTAGACTTATTATAAGACAACTATCATAAAAGTTTTGTTGTCTGATTGAGGTAGTGGATAGTGTTTATATGTCAAAGTTTCATACGAAAGATGTAATACTCACTATTCGGTCTCAAAAGACGGAATGCTGATTTTCTCGTGATGATGGCATTCGAAAAGGGCACCGAGAAAAAAATTGAGTGATTTTATTgggaaaaaaaattctcaattttcATCTTACTCGTAAAAAATGATCATTGGTTCAATCCAGTTTTCTTTTCATGATTGTAAAAACTGATTCAATCATTGGCTCTCATACGGTGTTAAattctttttttatcattatcattcCATCTAAAAATTCGAGCaaacaaatatataatatatgtatatgcatatatatatatatacatatatacatatatatatatatatacatatatatatatatatgtatatatatatatatgtatatatatatgtatatatatatatatgtatatatatatatgtgtatatatatatgtgtatatatatatatgtgtatatatatatatgtatatatatatatgtgtatatatatatatgtatatatatatatatatatatagtttatattattatttataaatacatTATAAAATGATATTGGACTTGGATACCGCCTTCTACGACTTCATCTCGTTAGTCCCATCGCCTTCGTAGCCCTAATCAGCTTAGCCATGGGTTGACGACGATCTTCACATGTATGAACAGTGGTACTAAGGAGACGGAAGAATGCACACCAGCAGTTCTCCAAGAGTATTATAAATGGAAGACGAGAAATGCCATGTAACAACACATCGCTGGCAACGACAGGTGACGACGACCCACCATGAGCTCCCCCGTcacgaagctggccgcggagctcGTCACCCCCGGCGAGCAAACGCCTTGCGCCACCCTGCCCCTCTCCTCCCTGGATCACGCGATGGGCCTCAGGTTCTTGGTCGAGATGATCGCCGCGTACGGCCGCCACGGTCCGGAGGAGGAGCCTCCAGCGAAGGCCATAAAAGGCGCCTTGTCCAAGGCGCTGGTCCCTTACTACCCCGTCGCGGGCCGCCTCGTGGTCACGGGGGAGGGGGAGCTGCAGGTCGCGTGCACCGGCGACGGCGTGTGGTTCGC of the Musa acuminata AAA Group cultivar baxijiao chromosome BXJ2-10, Cavendish_Baxijiao_AAA, whole genome shotgun sequence genome contains:
- the LOC104000811 gene encoding probable purine permease 11, with protein sequence MGDTGDVQLHVRVEGDQGSAGPTKDSIPSNETPPPPSKLRHWRWWLMVALNILFLLAGQTVGVLLGRLYYNEGGNSKWMATVVQSAGFPVLFIPLLLYPSPPASTATVARPSIVKVAVICICLGLIIAGDNLMYSYGLLYLPVSTYSLVCATQLAFNVVFAYFINSQKFTSPILNSVVLLTFSAALLGAQSDSEDSANVPKGKYPLGFVLTLGASATYSLILCLLQLAFQKVLKTEIFSVVLWIQICTSFVATIASVVGLFASGESSGLHGEMEVYGKGKVSYLMTLVWTAVAWQVSSVGVVGLVFVVSSLFSNAVSTLALPLVPIFAVVFFHDKMEGVKIIAMLIAIWGFVSYIYHHYLDDKKTKKAIAIDAE
- the LOC135624871 gene encoding uncharacterized protein LOC135624871 isoform X2 is translated as MAMASVFLSLPLLRPPSREAVPYGTKTENPFCRTRLYNKSFICRKSIHVHGSFAAVASMLGRNAKKRDIVIPEPDYRIPVVLLGIAGGLVYQDNLLPAATIGLLGFLLLIQATRVRFVFDEEALEVKIGNQLEESGENVFVGGKNRWRYSTFVNWEFWWPQFPILIYFKETQTKPEGQIHFFPVIFLYDVMVERAGPSKTSGPK
- the LOC135624871 gene encoding uncharacterized protein LOC135624871 isoform X1 → MAMASVFLSLPLLRPPSREAVPYGTKTENPFCRTRLYNKSFICRKSIHVHGSFAAVASMLGRNAKKRDIVIPEPDYRIPVVLLGIAGGLVYQDNLLPAATIGLLGFLLLIQATRVRFVFDEEALEVKIGNQLEESGENVFVGGKNRWRYSTFVNWEFWWPQFPILIYFKETQTKPEGQIHFFPVIFNGKQLYDVMVERAGPSKTSGPK
- the LOC135624871 gene encoding uncharacterized protein LOC135624871 isoform X3, with amino-acid sequence MAMASVFLSLPLLRPPSREAVPYGTKTENPFCRTRLYNKSFICRKSIHVHGSFAAVASMLGRNAKKRDIVIPEPDYRIPVVLLGIAGGLVYQDNLLPAATIGLLGFLLLIQEVKIGNQLEESGENVFVGGKNRWRYSTFVNWEFWWPQFPILIYFKETQTKPEGQIHFFPVIFNGKQLYDVMVERAGPSKTSGPK